The DNA segment CTGATGCGATTGAAGCGGGTGTTCAGTTCAAGGCGTCGTATCAGTAAAAAAACGGACAAGGTATGACTAATTGATGATATCCGTATGACCAAATATTAGTCACAAAATTGATCAGATATCTATGCATCTAAATTTGAATCATTGCTCTATTTGTAGTTTCTTATCAGTGTTCTGACGGATTGTACAATTCGATACATTgtggttatttatttatttatttaattacatttgTTGATTGTTATGCATTTTGTAGAAATTCTTTCTACTTTATTGTAAATCTTGAGAAGGTGGACCTATTGTTcatgatgttttcttttttgcagctTTGTTCGATGTAAACGACCCTTTGCTTTGCTCCCGGATTGTGATGTGGGCCGATTTGTTAGCTGGGAATCAGTCCAGCGTCAGCTGTCAAAGTAACAATCAAATCGAAAGGAGAAAAGCGTCTCGAATTTTGCGGACCTTTTGATATTGTAATTGTAAACTGTTTTACACAAATTAACTTGAAGAAAACCCTCCCACGTAGTTAATAAACGATGTCGCTGGTGTGCAGTAGTAAGTATTCGTCGATTACGCTCGTGTTTGCGCTCTATTGCGGTAAATGCTGCGTCCGGCCTACGGAAAAGTAAGGTTATGTTGCGCCCTTCGTAATAAACATCTTCTATCGCCCCCTTTTTTGCAGTATCAAACGAAGTACCGGAACATCCTTGTATATCGCCGAAATCGGGTGCTATCTTTGAGCGCCGGCTGATTGAGAAGTACATCGTAGAGAATGAGTGCGATCCAATCAACGGACAGCCGCTAACGGCGGAAGAATTGATCGATGTGAAAAGTAGGTGCAATGGGACATCAATGTACGCCCAGCTTGACGGTCGACACTTATCCCGCTTTTACCTGGTTTCTTCGCAGCTCCTCCGATCGTGCGTCCGAAGCCACCGAGTGCAACGAGTATTCCAGCCACACTGAAAACGATGCAAGATGAGTGGGACGCACTGATGCTGCATTCGTTTACCCAGCGGCAACAGCTACAAACCGCCCGCCAGGAACTGTCCCACGCACTCTACCAGCACGATGCGGCCTGCCGTGTCATCGCGCGGCTCAACAAAGAGGTGGCCGCGGCCCGCGAAGCGTTAGCCACCCTGAAACCACAGACGGGTATGTCTGCAATCCAAGCCGCACCGCAACCGTCGATTGCGTCGGAGGCGGGTGGTGTTGCTGCCCAGCCTATCGAACAGGCTGGCATGAGTGCGGAAGTCATCCAGAAGCTACAGGACAAAGCGACCGTGCTTACGCAGGAGCGCAAGAAGAAGGGCCGTACCGTGCCGGAGGAGTTGGTTAGCCAGGAGAAGCTGCGCGGCTTTCTCACGCTCGCCTCCCATCCCGGGTTGCATTCTGCTAGTGTGCCCGGCATTCTAGCGCTGGACATCAATCATTCCGATCAGAGCAAAATCTTAACCGGTGGCAACGATAAGAATGCGACCGTATTCAACAAAGACACCGAACAGATCGTGGCCGTACTGAAGGGTCACACGAAGAAGGTGACGAAGGTAATCTTCCACCCCGAGGAAGACACTGTCATTACGGGCTCGCCGGACTGCAACATACGCGTATGGCATGTGCCCACCTCCCAgacgcagctgctgctgcgatgcCACGACGGGCCCGTAACCGGTCTTTCGCTACACCCGACCGGAGATTACGTGCTGTCCACCTCGTCCGACAAGCACTGGGCGTTCTCGGACATACGGTCGGGCCGGTTGCTCACGAAGGTAGCGGATACGGCAGAGTATGGCCTCACGTCCGCTCAGTTCCATCCGGACGGGCTGATCTTCGGTACGGGCACGGAGGACTCGCAGGTGAAGATCTGGGATCTGAAGGAGCAAAGCAATGTGGCAAACTTCGCGGGCCATACCGGACCAATCACGGCCATTTCGTTCTCCGAGAACGGTTACTATCTGGCCACCGCTGCGGATGATGCGTGCGTAAAGCTGTGGGATTTGCGCAAGCTGAAAAACTTCAAAACCATCCAGCTGGATGATGGTTACGAGGTGAAGGACCTGTGCTTCGATCAGAGCGGAACGTATCTGTCGATTGCCGGCACGGATATTCGGTATGTTTTGGGAGGATATAACGTTAGACCGTACAAAGATAAAAGGCTCattgaatatttttgtttcatttcagtGTCTATCTCTGCAAACAGTGGCAGGAGCTGAAGGTATTCAATGATCACACGGCACTGGCAACGGGCGTTCGATTTGGCAAACATGCACAGTACATCGCGTCGACGAGCATGGACCGTACATTGAAATTGTACGGTATTGAATAAACGAGGCCGGATGGATTCACTTACCCTTCAATTACATACCGGGAGGAATAGGAGGAATAGAATAGCAGTGCGTAAAGTGTGGCATTCATGTAAAATCATCTCCTTTTTGATCAATAAATAAGCTACTGACGATGAAATTGTGTGAGGGgatatttttcaaaagaatAACCATTTCCCAAGCTCTTCTCACACGTAACGCCCCGTAACGCTATTGTACGCGCGTGACGGCTGCAGCTGTCAGCGCGTGCGTGTGCCGCAAGAAGAGGGAGAAGCAGCTTTTGACAGCCCAGAATGTGACAGCGGAGAAATTTACGAAAAGCTGATGCAATATTGCTGAAGTGGGCTGGTTCGCTCGCccgtaaaataaattaaacgtGCACAAAAGTGTGtggaaaataggaaaaaactGTCACAAGTGTTAGAGCAAATCATGGCGGAAGACGATGCGGTAAGTCGACGGGATAGCGCCCTACGAAACATGGAATATGGGCGAGTGAAAGTTCGAGACCatgccctgctgctgctgggccgtGTATCGGCGATGTTGCTTGCAAAAAGAGCCACATCGCTAgcaaccagcaccagcaatGCGCCGGACAGCGATGTTAGGTTATGAGCAGGGAATGAATTTGCCCCTATCTCGGACCTGTTCAACAGGCACATCGGCTTCTTTGTCTTTTTACGCTTGAAATTTCTTAATGCACGGAATATTAATAGCATGTCACGTTTTTGCACCGTTTTCATCCCTGCCCCAGATCTTTGACCCTTCCTtgatgaagaaaaagaagaagaagaagactcCGTTCGATTTAGATGCCATGGCTGGAGCGGGGGAGGAACCGACAGAAGCCGATGCGGCGGTGGCGCCGAGCGAACCGAAACCGCTAGCAGACGGTGAAGACGATCTCGATTTGGAGAACTtcaacaagaaaaagaagaagaagaagaagccgtTCAATCTGGACGAGCTGGAGGGAGCGCTCCCGTCC comes from the Anopheles coluzzii chromosome 2, AcolN3, whole genome shotgun sequence genome and includes:
- the LOC120947275 gene encoding pre-mRNA-processing factor 19, with protein sequence MSLVCSISNEVPEHPCISPKSGAIFERRLIEKYIVENECDPINGQPLTAEELIDVKTPPIVRPKPPSATSIPATLKTMQDEWDALMLHSFTQRQQLQTARQELSHALYQHDAACRVIARLNKEVAAAREALATLKPQTGMSAIQAAPQPSIASEAGGVAAQPIEQAGMSAEVIQKLQDKATVLTQERKKKGRTVPEELVSQEKLRGFLTLASHPGLHSASVPGILALDINHSDQSKILTGGNDKNATVFNKDTEQIVAVLKGHTKKVTKVIFHPEEDTVITGSPDCNIRVWHVPTSQTQLLLRCHDGPVTGLSLHPTGDYVLSTSSDKHWAFSDIRSGRLLTKVADTAEYGLTSAQFHPDGLIFGTGTEDSQVKIWDLKEQSNVANFAGHTGPITAISFSENGYYLATAADDACVKLWDLRKLKNFKTIQLDDGYEVKDLCFDQSGTYLSIAGTDIRVYLCKQWQELKVFNDHTALATGVRFGKHAQYIASTSMDRTLKLYGIE